CCGCGCGGATCGCATCGCTCGACAGCGAGACATTGACACGCGATCCCGTCGCGACGGTCGCGGCGGCGATGGATCATCTGCATCTCGCGGGCGACCGCACCGCGATCGCCGGCCATCCGGCACTCGGGCGCAACAGCAAGTCGGGCGCTGCTTTCGCAGAAGGCGAAAGGCAACGCGACCTCGCCGCCGCCGAGGCCGCCTATGGCGAGGAAATTTCACAGGTCGTCGGATGGGCCGAGGCCGTCGCCGGTCAGGCGGCTATTCCGCTGACGCTTCCCGTGGCGCTTCCGGTGCGCTGACACCCCGGAAAGGGCGGTTTCGGCCGGAAGCGGCCGATAGAGATGTGTGCCCCGGCGAAAGCCGGGGTCCAGAAAGATGGCGCTAACCTGGCATATTTCCGCACTGGGGCCCCGGCTTTCGCCGGGGTGCACGAACGGCCGATAACCACCCCAAAGCGGTCGTCAAACAGCCGCACCATCCGCATAGAAAAAGGGGCGGACATTGCTGTCCGCCCCCAATTCTTGGTCGAAGCGTGAAGCGACTAGAACTTCAGCTTCGCCGACACCGCGTAACGGCGGCCCAGCGCGTCGTAGGTCGACGGGAAGGTGTTGCCGCTGTTGTAGGTGGTCGAACCGATCGAGTTGCCGACGATCGGCGGCTTGTTGTCGAGCAGGTTCTGCACGGTCGCGGTGAACACCAGATTCTCGCTGACATTGAAACGTGCCGTCAGGTCGAAATAATGCTGCGCCTTGATCTTGCGGAACTGCGGATCGACGACGCAGGCGCCCGGATCGGCACCGTCGAAGTCGGGGCAGCCCTGATCGTCGATCGGGAGCAGAACGCCGTCGCCGTCACGGTTCGCAGCATCCGCCGCAGCCCGGTCAGCCGCAAGCTGCGCCGGTTCGAACGACACAGCGTCCTGCCAGCGCCACAGCAGCGAGACGTCCACGGCGTCGAAGCCCAACGTGAAGCGGTTCGAGAACTGGAACTCCGGCTGGATCGAGCCGGTGAACGAGCAGTTCACGCTGTAGTAGCCGACGCATTCGCGGTTGAGCGAATCCGGGCTGGCAACGTTGGCGTTGAACTTCGAATGACGCGTCCAGTTGCCGACAAACGACCAGGCGAGGTTCGCGAAACCAACATCGGTGTTGTAGTTCATCAGAAGGTCGAAACCATCCGTGTACAGGCGGCCGAGGTTGTTGGTCAGACCGAACAGGCCCGGGGTGGTCGCCGGATCGCCGTCGAGACCGCCGGTGATCGGGTTGCGGCGGATCGACGTACAGGCCGGGTCGCTCGCGCTCGCCGCCGTGATGTTGTCGAAGCAGGCCGCGATGATGTCACCCGGAAGCGGCGTGCCCAACACGTCGTTGATCTTGATGTTGTAGTAATCAAGCGACAGGTTGAAACGCGGCAGGAAGTCCGGCTGGAACACCACGCCGAGCGTCCAGGTATCGGCCTTTTCGGGCTGCAGGTTCAGGTTACCACCAGCGGTGATGTTCGCCTGAGCCGCAGTCGGATTGGTGATGACACCGATGGTACCGGCCGGAGCACCCTGTGCGATACAGATCGCGCGAAGGTTGGCGTTGGTGGTCGGAGCCGCGCCCGCGCAGGGATCGATACCGAGGTTGGTCAGCACCGTCGAGGTCGGCGTGAACAGTTCACCGATGTTCGGCGCGCGAACCGCGCGGCTGTAATTGCCGCGGAACTTGACGCCCGCGCCCGGTTCCCAGCTACCGCCGGCTTTCCAGGTCCAGGTGTCGTAGCCACCGGCACCGCGGATGCTGTAATCCGAATAGCGGATACCGGCTTCGAGGGTCAGGCTTTCGAAGAAAGGCTTGTCCTCGATCAGCGGCGCGACGATTTCGGCATAAGCCTCATACACGTCATACGCACCGTCGATGTCGGGGGCCGCACCGCCGGCGCCGCCGAGTTCGCCCGCCGTCTTGGCGAGGAGATCCGACTGCTGCTGCGCCTTGTAGCTGCGATATTCGCCGCCGAGCGCGAAGCCGATCGGCTGCACCGCCATCGGCGAAGCGAAGCCGAGGTCGCCCGAGACGATCGCGCGAACCTGCGCCAGCGAGGTGCGGTTGACCGAGGTGCTGTTTTCCTGAAGGTAATCGGCCATTTCGGGCGTGATCGAACCTTCGGGGCCGAACAGATCGACGGGAACGCAATCGGTGTTGCCGCTCGAGCAGGTCACGCCGTCATTCGTCAGC
This genomic interval from Sphingopyxis chilensis contains the following:
- a CDS encoding TonB-dependent receptor domain-containing protein — protein: MKKTHYSKLKLGAAPLVMSVALVSAPAYAQDAAVEGAAPGEEIVVTGTLIRNPNLEQSTPVNVTTADTIELKQSNVAEEVLRELPGVVANIGSAVNNGNRVAPSDVNGRVDLNNIPLALIERVDALTGAAVTTYGADAITGVVNFITKRDFAGLEVTASEQLTEQGDGNIFRVDATIGANFDDGRGNAVLSVGYQQADAVYQGARPFSNNTLDSYSNTFIGSGTSVPSRFSGTRPLGPDGLPITDPDTANNGVFQIDPETGTAVPTFATYNFNPFNIFQTPFERFNIYGQANYEVSDAIEVYTRGMFSKQTVSTIIAPSGSFGGAVTINLNNPFLPANLRNQFCGFNTTQADGTYTPLFSQAECDAAATAVDEDDPNYRTVTTALSRRTPEVGPRISDYQTTFFDYRVGARGGITDTIDWSVEGAYGESENIQTIQGYTLQSRWREAALTNDGVTCSSGNTDCVPVDLFGPEGSITPEMADYLQENSTSVNRTSLAQVRAIVSGDLGFASPMAVQPIGFALGGEYRSYKAQQQSDLLAKTAGELGGAGGAAPDIDGAYDVYEAYAEIVAPLIEDKPFFESLTLEAGIRYSDYSIRGAGGYDTWTWKAGGSWEPGAGVKFRGNYSRAVRAPNIGELFTPTSTVLTNLGIDPCAGAAPTTNANLRAICIAQGAPAGTIGVITNPTAAQANITAGGNLNLQPEKADTWTLGVVFQPDFLPRFNLSLDYYNIKINDVLGTPLPGDIIAACFDNITAASASDPACTSIRRNPITGGLDGDPATTPGLFGLTNNLGRLYTDGFDLLMNYNTDVGFANLAWSFVGNWTRHSKFNANVASPDSLNRECVGYYSVNCSFTGSIQPEFQFSNRFTLGFDAVDVSLLWRWQDAVSFEPAQLAADRAAADAANRDGDGVLLPIDDQGCPDFDGADPGACVVDPQFRKIKAQHYFDLTARFNVSENLVFTATVQNLLDNKPPIVGNSIGSTTYNSGNTFPSTYDALGRRYAVSAKLKF